The candidate division KSB1 bacterium genome segment GGAGTTCAGGCTGTTTCTTGACCAGCAGAACGGCTACTGGTACATCTGGCGCTGGCACGACACCGGCACGGCGCAGGCGCCCTCTTGGAGCACGTTCAAAGCAGTGTTTGGAAAGTAGGGTCGAAGAGGAGGGGCGGGCGATGGGCAGTCGTGGCCTACGGCGGAAAAAAGGACGGTGGCGCCGAAGAGCGCAGTTCCTTGTGATGCTGGGGGTGGTGTTCTTTGTCCTGCTGGCGGTGCGCTCCCTGCGACGGGCAACGACAGGGGCGAGGGCGCCGCTGGCTACGAAGGAATCCCTCCAGACCACCATCCTGCGCCTGGCTGCGGGTCACGGCATTGAGCGGGAAGCGATTACAGAGGAGGGCCAGTGGCTCGTTTTTCCGGTACCTGAGGGCAGGTCGGCGGCACAGCTTGCCACCGAGATGGCAAGCGCTGCTCAGCGATTGGGGGTGGATGCAGACCGCGCCGAAGAGCAGCCGGGCGACCATTCCGTGCGGCTGGTCTTCAGGACGAAAGGCCGCGTACTGCTCCGCTGCCACCTCAAGCCGGTGTTACCCGCCGGCTCACCAGGCCCTTACATTGCCCTTGTCATTGACGACTTTGGCTACTCAACCGGAGAGGTCACCAGAGACTTTCTTAGCCTTCCTTGCGACATCACGGTGTCGGTCATTCCAGGTTTGCCGTTTTCCAAAGAGGTGGCCGAACTTGCCGCTGCAGGTGGGAAGGAAGTGATGGTGCACATGCCCATGGAGGCATTGCATGAGCAGGTCGAGGACCGAGGATACACGTTGTTTGTGGCCTTTGCCGATGAAGAGATCCGGTCGCGGGTGCGGCTGGGCATCGCCAGCGTGCCACACGCGCGTGGTTTGAACAACCACCAGGGCTCGCGAGCCACCGCTGACGAACGCGTAATGAGAATTTTGATGGAAGAGCTGCGTGCGCAGAATCTCTACTTCGTCGACAGCCGCACCAACAGTGGGAGCGTCGCGGCCGAGGTCGCTTCGCGACTGGGCGTGCGGTGCATAGCCAATGGGGCTTTTTTGGACGTGGACCCCGACACAGCCAGTGTGCGGCGTCAACTGTGGAAGCTTGCCCAGCTGGCCAAGCGGCGAAACGGCGCGCTGGGCATTGGCCATGCCCGGCGTAATACGCTGGAGGTCCTGCGTCGGGAGATACCCAAACTCGCGCAGGAAGGGTACCGGGTGGTGCCTGTGTCCAAGCTCCTCGGGGTGCCCGCGCCGCCCATAGCCATGTGTGAGCAAATCGTCTTGTCGGGGTCCTGACGCTCCAGTGGCCGGAGAGAATGCGGGAGGACGCGCAATGCTCAGACTTGGGGTAGATGTGGATCTGGTAGCGGTGATGCGCGCAGACCGGCGGGGCAAGGAACCCAGTCCGGTGGCGGCGGCTTTGCAAGCGGAAGTGGGGGGCGCAGATGGCATAGTCGCCTCCTTGCGCGAAGACCGCCGTTACCTGACCGAACACGACATTGCCATGCTCAAGGAGGTGGTCACGACCCACTTCAACCTGCGTGTAGCGGCCAATGAGGAGATGACCAAAAGGGCCATCGCCATTCAGCCGGACATGGTGACGCTGCTGCCACCTATGCATCAGGGGGCCCCGCCCAGCGCGGGATTAGACATTGTCGCGGGTGCAGAGTTGGTGGAGGAATTGGTGGCAGCGGTGCGTGCCAGCAACATCGTGGTCACCGCCCGCATCGAGCCGGAGCTGCGGCAGGTCAAAGCCGCTGCCCAAGTGGGGGTGGACTATGTGGAGCTGAGCACCACGGCGCTGGCGTCGGCCCCCGACCTTGCTTCTCAAGGCGAACAGTTGGAGAGGTTGCGCGCCGCGGCACTGGCGGCCCAAAAGCTGGGGTTGGGCGTCAGCGCCGCAGGAGGTCTCAACTACCAAAACGTGCGTGAGGTGGCAAAGATCGCACACCTAGAGGAACTGAACGTGGGGCATGCGATCATCTGTCGTGCCTTGTTGGTTGGATTGGCGCAGGCGGTGCGGGACATGGTGGCGATTGTGCGCGAAAGCAAACCCGCCACTGCCTAAACCCGAATGATTCTCTGTGGAGAACTGGTCCGATGGAACTTGTGGAGGAGCTGCAAGACGGTTTTCCAGAAATCAACACCATCAGTGATTCCCTCTTGCGCGAAAAAGTAGCAGCCGTCATAGCAGATGCCCTCAGCCGCGGCGGCTGGTCAGTACAGGACCTGGCCACAATGCCCTTTACCCTGCTGATTCCCAATTGCAGGGTCAGCTATCTTACCCATGTGCGGGCCGTCACCCGGGTGGCCATTGAGACGGCAAGAGTGTTGCGCGAGCACTATCAAGGGCACTTGACGCTGAACATGGACGTCTTGGTAGCCGGTGCGCTGCTGCACGACGTGGGCAAGCTGTTGGAGTTTCGGCGTGACCAGGGCGGCGCTTTCGTCAAGAGCGCCGGTGGAAAACTCCTCCGCCACCCGTTCAGTGGGGCAGCGCTGGCGGCTGCGCACGGCTTGCCCGATGAGGTGGTGCACATCATCGCCGTCCATGCGAAGGAAGGCGACGGGGGCTATCGCAGCCCCGAGGCTATCATCGTACACCACGCAGACTTTATCACCTTCGAGCCCTTGCGTCCCTGAAGAACAAAACGCGGAGTGAGCATGGAACAGCTGTTCGAGCCGTTCAAGATTAAAGTCGTCGAGCCCATACGCCGCACCACACGGGAAGAGCGGGAGCGGTTGCTTCGACAGGCCGGTCTCAACGTGTTCAACCTGCCGGCAGAGAGCATCCTCATCGACCTGCTCACCGACAGTGGCACTTCCGCCATGAGCGACAACCAGTGGGCTGGCATGATGCTGGGGGATGAATCCTACGCCGGGAGCCGCAACTACTTTCACTTGGAGCAGACAGTAAGGAAAATCTTTGGCTTCAAACACATTATCCCCACGCACCAGGGCCGCTCGGCGGAAAATCTTCTTTTCTCGGTCACGGTGAGCAAGGGCAAGGTGGTCCCCAACAACAATCACTTTGACACGACTCGCGCCAATGTGCTCCACAACGGCGGAATTCCCTTGGACCTGGTTATCGACGAGGGCCGCGACCCGCACCTCGAGCACCCCTTCAAGGGGAACATGGACCTGGCCAAGTTGCAGCAGGTCATCCAGACTTACGGTGCCGAGAACATTCCGCTGTGTATGATTACCGTTACCAACAACAGCGGCGGCGGGCAGCCGGTTTCCATGGAGAACATCCGCAAGACGAAGGAACTCCTGAGCCGGCACGGCATTCCGTTGTTTTTCGACGCCTGTCGCTTTGCCGAGAACTGCTACTTCATCAAGGAACGTGAGGAAGGGTATGGGGACAAGTCAGTCATGCAGATCGCACAGGAGATGTTCTCGTATGGTGACGGGTGTACGATGAGCGCCAAGAAGGACGGCCTGGTCAACATCGGCGGGTTCTTGTGTATGAACGACGACCAGCTGTGCGAAAAGGTCTCCAACTTGCTCATTCTGGTGGAGGGGTTCACTACCTACGGTGGACTGGCCGGGCGGGACTTGGAGGCCATCGCGCGCGGGTTGGAGGAGGTGTTGGACGAAGACTACTTGCGCTTCCGCATTGGGCAGGTACGGTATTTGGGCGATCTTTTGGACAAGGCGGGGGTGCCCATCCTCAAGCCGGTGGGTGGCCATGCGGTGTATGTGAATGCCCGGGAATTTCTCCCGCACATTCCGCCGGCGCAGTTCCCCGGACAGGCCTTGGTAGTCGCGCTCTACCGGGAATTTGGCATCAGGGCGGTGGAAATCGGTAGTCTGATGTTTGCGGAGAAGGACCCAGTCACGGGCGAGGTACGTCATCCGCCCCTGGAGTTGGTGCGGCTGGCCGTGCCCAGGCGGGTCTATACGACGATGCACATGAACTACGTGGCCGAGGCTCTCATTCGCCTTTACGGCATGCGCGAGAGCATCAAGGGGCTGCGGCTGGTGTACGAGGCGCCGCTGCTTCGCCACTTTACCGCCCGCTTGGAGGAGGTGTCGTGATCCGCGCTGTGCTGTTTGACTTTGACGGCGTCATCGGCGACACCATGTCGTGGCATCTNNNNNNNNNNNNNNNNNNNNNNNNNNNNNNNNNNNNNNNNNNNNNNNNNNNNNNNNNNNNNNNNNNNNNNNNNNNNNNNNNNNNNNNNNNNNNNNNNAAGGGGCTGCGGCTGGTGTACGAGGCGCCGCTGCTTCGCCACTTTACCGCCCGCTTGGAGGAGGTGTCGTGATCCGCGCTGTGCTGTTTGACTTTGACGGCGTCATCGGCGACACCATGTCGTGGCATCTGCGGGCCTGGAAAGAAGTTCTCGCCACGGTGGGCATCACGCTCGTGCCGGAAATGGTTTTGAAAAACGAAGGGAGGCCGGCGGGGGAAATTGCAAAGATCATCGCAGACGCCGTGGGCGTCCCTATGACCCGAGAGCAGGCGGAAGAAATTGCCCGCCGCAAGAATGAGCGCTTTAGGGAGCTCCACCGGGCCACCGCAGCGCGTGGCTCTGTTGAGCTGGTGGAGGAGCTCAAGAGCAGGCGCGTGAAGGTAGCCTTGGTCACCGGTACCGAGAGGGCCAATGTGCACGCGGTGCTGCCGGCGGAGCTGGTGGCCATGTTCGACGCTATTGTGGCTGCGGGCGACGCCCACCGCGGGAAGCCACACCCGGACCCTTATCTGCTTGCGGCCCGGCGTGTGGGCGTGGACCCTGTGCACTGTTTGGTGGTG includes the following:
- a CDS encoding pyridoxine 5'-phosphate synthase; this encodes MLRLGVDVDLVAVMRADRRGKEPSPVAAALQAEVGGADGIVASLREDRRYLTEHDIAMLKEVVTTHFNLRVAANEEMTKRAIAIQPDMVTLLPPMHQGAPPSAGLDIVAGAELVEELVAAVRASNIVVTARIEPELRQVKAAAQVGVDYVELSTTALASAPDLASQGEQLERLRAAALAAQKLGLGVSAAGGLNYQNVREVAKIAHLEELNVGHAIICRALLVGLAQAVRDMVAIVRESKPATA
- a CDS encoding HD domain-containing protein produces the protein MELVEELQDGFPEINTISDSLLREKVAAVIADALSRGGWSVQDLATMPFTLLIPNCRVSYLTHVRAVTRVAIETARVLREHYQGHLTLNMDVLVAGALLHDVGKLLEFRRDQGGAFVKSAGGKLLRHPFSGAALAAAHGLPDEVVHIIAVHAKEGDGGYRSPEAIIVHHADFITFEPLRP
- a CDS encoding tryptophanase; translated protein: MEQLFEPFKIKVVEPIRRTTREERERLLRQAGLNVFNLPAESILIDLLTDSGTSAMSDNQWAGMMLGDESYAGSRNYFHLEQTVRKIFGFKHIIPTHQGRSAENLLFSVTVSKGKVVPNNNHFDTTRANVLHNGGIPLDLVIDEGRDPHLEHPFKGNMDLAKLQQVIQTYGAENIPLCMITVTNNSGGGQPVSMENIRKTKELLSRHGIPLFFDACRFAENCYFIKEREEGYGDKSVMQIAQEMFSYGDGCTMSAKKDGLVNIGGFLCMNDDQLCEKVSNLLILVEGFTTYGGLAGRDLEAIARGLEEVLDEDYLRFRIGQVRYLGDLLDKAGVPILKPVGGHAVYVNAREFLPHIPPAQFPGQALVVALYREFGIRAVEIGSLMFAEKDPVTGEVRHPPLELVRLAVPRRVYTTMHMNYVAEALIRLYGMRESIKGLRLVYEAPLLRHFTARLEEVS
- a CDS encoding divergent polysaccharide deacetylase family protein yields the protein MGSRGLRRKKGRWRRRAQFLVMLGVVFFVLLAVRSLRRATTGARAPLATKESLQTTILRLAAGHGIEREAITEEGQWLVFPVPEGRSAAQLATEMASAAQRLGVDADRAEEQPGDHSVRLVFRTKGRVLLRCHLKPVLPAGSPGPYIALVIDDFGYSTGEVTRDFLSLPCDITVSVIPGLPFSKEVAELAAAGGKEVMVHMPMEALHEQVEDRGYTLFVAFADEEIRSRVRLGIASVPHARGLNNHQGSRATADERVMRILMEELRAQNLYFVDSRTNSGSVAAEVASRLGVRCIANGAFLDVDPDTASVRRQLWKLAQLAKRRNGALGIGHARRNTLEVLRREIPKLAQEGYRVVPVSKLLGVPAPPIAMCEQIVLSGS
- a CDS encoding HAD family phosphatase; this encodes GAAAGVRGAAASPLYRPLGGGVVIRAVLFDFDGVIGDTMSWHLRAWKEVLATVGITLVPEMVLKNEGRPAGEIAKIIADAVGVPMTREQAEEIARRKNERFRELHRATAARGSVELVEELKSRRVKVALVTGTERANVHAVLPAELVAMFDAIVAAGDAHRGKPHPDPYLLAARRVGVDPVHCLVVENAPSGIRAAREAGMKCVALRTTLPDQYLQGADLIVDDLPALLALLDGLHVGVTPGRKRA